A window of Aliarcobacter trophiarum LMG 25534 contains these coding sequences:
- the fic gene encoding protein adenylyltransferase Fic — MRDIDKKSLEKAYKLFESSDIDNIEVGTFKGLQQIHKYLFDGLYDFAGEIRELNISKGGFRFANSLYLKEILPKIEQMPQTNFKEIIEKYVEMNIAHPFLEGNGRTMRIWLDMILKKELQKVVNWQNVPKELYLQAMERSPINDLEIRTLLGENLTPKIDDREVIFKGIEQSYYYEGYEILRDN, encoded by the coding sequence ATGAGAGATATAGACAAAAAAAGTTTAGAAAAAGCATACAAATTATTTGAAAGTTCTGATATAGATAATATTGAAGTTGGAACTTTCAAAGGATTACAACAAATACATAAATATCTTTTTGATGGACTATATGATTTTGCTGGAGAAATAAGAGAACTAAATATATCAAAAGGTGGATTTAGATTTGCAAATAGTTTATATCTAAAAGAGATATTACCAAAGATAGAACAAATGCCACAAACTAATTTTAAAGAGATTATTGAAAAATATGTTGAAATGAATATTGCTCACCCATTTTTAGAAGGAAATGGTAGAACTATGAGAATATGGCTAGATATGATACTCAAAAAAGAACTTCAAAAAGTTGTTAATTGGCAAAATGTTCCTAAAGAACTATATCTTCAAGCAATGGAAAGAAGCCCTATAAATGATTTAGAAATAAGAACATTATTAGGTGAAAATTTAACTCCTAAAATTGATGATAGAGAAGTTATTTTTAAAGGAATTGAACAATCTTACTACTATGAGGGATATGAAATATTGAGAGATAATTAA